The proteins below come from a single Drosophila miranda strain MSH22 chromosome Y unlocalized genomic scaffold, D.miranda_PacBio2.1 Contig_Y1_pilon, whole genome shotgun sequence genomic window:
- the LOC117191751 gene encoding splicing factor U2AF 50 kDa subunit-like has translation MGGGRKIEKRLSHRNRSGSKSEQAVSCYTRPRFRNRSRSRSHSRSRSRSRSRATRSSAMARKSLPKRRRHGASLWDVPPEGYAHVTPMQYKAMQASGQIRPVARIQSDTQPTADTAAIAMVTRQARRLYVGNIPFGVTEDDIMAFFNQQFLLLCDDCGGQLCLDGKAVLSCQANLDKNFAFIEFRSMQEATQATTFDGISFRGQVLKIRRPHDYHPVGPVGAAAGAGRIPDAVGGSASSVAGKSLSSSAETGSLGSEAISNLVPDSPHKIYMGGLPTCLNETQIKELLLSFGQLRGFNLVRDPSTTLSTGYAFFEYVDPLLTEQVSANLNGMQLGDRRIPSGRYAGTQQIPIQVPGLVATSLTGSTAGLNNATQVLCVLNMVLPEELLDNEEYEDIRTDIEQECSKYGEVLSLKIPRPQASGSEGEGGGDSGTRPKGCGKVYVHFGTIEDSEKALGALSGRKFSGRIVIGSFFDRDKYLSEDF, from the coding sequence ATGGGTGGTGGTCGGAAAATAGAAAAGCGCCTCTCGCACCGCAATCGAAGTGGCAGCAAATCCGAGCAGGCGGTTTCCTGCTACACACGTCCTCGATTCAGGAATCGTTCCCGCTCCCGTTCCCACTCCCGTTCCCGCTCCCGATCCCGTTCGCGTGCCACCCGTTCGAGTGCCATGGCCAGAAAATCCCTTCCAAAACGTCGCCGCCACGGCGCCAGCCTGTGGGATGTGCCGCCCGAGGGCTATGCCCATGTGACGCCCATGCAGTACAAGGCCATGCAGGCCAGTGGCCAGATCAGGCCAGTGGCGCGCATCCAGTCGGACACGCAGCCGACGGCGGACACGGCGGCCATTGCGATGGTGACGCGCCAGGCGCGTCGCCTCTACGTGGGCAACATACCGTTCGGCGTCACCGAGGACGACATCATGGCCTTCTTCAACCAGCAGTTCCTGCTGCTTTGCGACGACTGTGGCGGCCAGCTCTGTCTCGACGGGAAGGCGGTGCTGTCCTGCCAGGCGAATCTCGACAAGAATTTCGCTTTCATCGAGTTCCGTTCGATGCAGGAGGCCACCCAGGCGACCACATTCGATGGCATCTCGTTCCGTGGACAGGTGCTGAAGATCCGACGGCCACACGACTACCATCCAGTGGGTCCCGTTGGCGCTGCCGCTGGCGCTGGCCGGATCCCCGATGCCGTCGGAGGCAGTGCTTCATCGGTGGCCGGCAAGTCCCTGTCGTCCTCAGCGGAAACTGGGAGCCTGGGcagcgaggcgatttccaACCTCGTTCCGGACTCGCCGCACAAGATCTACATGGGGGGCCTGCCCACGTGCCTGAACGAGACGCAGATCAaggagctgctgctgtcgtTCGGCCAGCTGCGGGGCTTCAATCTGGTCAGGGACCCCAGCACAACGCTCAGCACGGGGTACGCCTTCTTCGAGTACGTCGATCCATTGCTCACGGAACAGGTGAGTGCCAATCTGAACGGCATGCAGCTCGGGGACCGCCGGATCCCCAGCGGCCGGTACGCGGGCACCCAGCAGATCCCCATCCAAGTGCCCGGCCTTGTGGCCACATCCCTCACGGGCTCCACGGCGGGGCTGAACAATGCCACCCAGGTGCTGTGCGTTCTCAATATGGTGCTGCCGGAGGAGCTGCTGGACAACGAGGAGTACGAGGACATACGAACCGACATCGAGCAGGAGTGCAGCAAGTACGGCGAGGTTCTTAGCCTCAAGATACCACGCCCCCAGGCCAGCGGATCGGAAGGGGAAGGAGGAGGGGACTCTGGCACTCGCCCCAAGGGCTGCGGCAAGGTGTACGTCCACTTCGGGACCATCGAGGACAGCGAGAAGGCTCTGGGCGCCCTGAGTGGCCGCAAGTTCAGCGGCCGCATTGTCATTGGTTCCTTCTTCGATCGCGACAAGTATTTGTCGGAGGATTTTTGA